The Hymenobacter swuensis DY53 genome includes the window CATCTGGCCCCGCCCGATGCCGGCCAATACGTTGCTGAGGCGGTAGTTATAGCCCAGTTCCGAGTGCTGATAATACGGGGCGTCGTCTTTGGCCTGGGTGGCCCAGAACCGGGCCTTCCGGGCCCATTCGGCCGAGTTGGTTACCAAGGCCCCGCCGCCGCTGGTAGTCAGGATTTTGTTGCCATTGAAGGAGAAAACGCCTACATCACCAAAACTGCCCAGCGGCTGACCTTCGTAACGGCTGCCCAGCGCCTCGGCGGCATCCTCCAGTATGGGTACGCCAAATTCAGCGGCCAGCGCCAGAATTTCGCGCAGTCGGCAGGGCATGCCATACAGATGCACGATGATTAGGGCTTTAGGTAAGCGGTTCTGATGTTTGCGTGCCTCTAGGGCTTCGCGGAGTCGTTCTGGGCAAAGATTCCAGGTTTCGGCCTCGCTATCAATGAAAACAGGCGTGGCCCCCAGATACAGAATAGGGTTGGCAGTGGCTACGAAGGTAAACGAAGGACACAGCACCTCGTCGCCGGGACCAACGCCCAAGAGCCGCAGCCCCAAATGAATGGCGGCCGTACCTGAGGTGAGAGCCACGCAATACCACGCCCCGGTAAACTCGCAGATGTCGCGCTCAAACCCATCCAGATTAGGGCCTACGGGCGCTACCCAGTTGTCTTCGATAGCCTTACTCACGTAGTTAAGCTCGTGGCGGCCCAGGTGGGGTGGGGAAAGAAACAGCCGGTCGTAATCCTGACTACGCATGAAAAAGCGGGAACTGAAAGCGAATACGGGGACAAGATGTGAAAACTACCGTTTGCCGGAGCGTTTTCGATCTAGCGGTTCCGAAAAATCGACTACTTCTACCGCTATGTGCTCCCGATTCGGCGAGCCAAGACCCTGGCCGGCACACCTACCGCCGTGCAGTCAGCCGGTAAATCACGCACGGCTACGGCCCCGGCTCCCACTACGGTTTGCGCTCCTACCCGCACCTGGTTGATGACGGTGGCATTAGTGCCCAGATACACACCGGTTTCGAGGTAGGCCTCACCGCCAACATTGGCATGCGGCATGAGGGAGCAGAAATCCTCCAGTACGGCATCATGGCCAATTGTACAGCCAAGGTTGAGCAGAACGTGCTGCCCCAGCGCAATATCGCAGGTTAGAATACAGCCCTGACTGATGATGCTGCCCGCCCCGATGGTAACGCGTTGGTAAGGCTGCAGTGCTACGCTGGGGTGAATGAGCGTAGCAAATGTGAGTTGAGACGACATGATACGTGCCACCACGGCGGCCCGGCTTTGGCTGCTGCCTACTGCTACCACCACCTGCTGCGGTTCTGGCCGGGCGTTCAGGTCGGCCACGGAGCCGAGGTAGGGCAGCCCGTGCACGGTAGCGGCAGCTGGGGGCCGGTCATCGTAAAAGCCGGTCACGTTCCACCGGGGCGCTACCTCATTGATCTGGCGAATCAGGACCAGCACTTCCCGGCCCAGCCCACCCGCGCCCACAATAACCAGACGGGGCAACGTGGCCAGAGTAGCAGGTGAAGCAGCAGGGACGGGACGATTCATGGAGCGGAAGAGGAGGGAGGCGTGCCCGTAAAAGCCGACATGGTGGCTTGGCCTGGGGCGGCAATATCGCGCGCACCCAGCACGCGGCCTACGGTATGCAGCAAAATTCGTATATCCAGCCCAAACGACAGGTTATCGACATACCACACGTCGTAGGCAAATTTCTGTTCCCAGCTGATGGCATTGCGGCCGTTTACCTGCGCCCAGCCCGTGATGCCCGGCCGCACGGCGTGGCGGCGGGCCTGCGTGGGTGAATAAAGCGGTAGGTATTGCTCTAATAGCGGCCGGGGACCTACTAAGCTAATGTCGCCGCGTAGCACGTTCCACAGCTGGGGCAGCTCATCGAGGCTGGTGGCACGCACCCAGCGGCCCAGACGCGGCAGGCGCGCGGCATCGGGCAGCAGTTGGCTGGCCGCGTCGCGCTGAGTGGTCATGGTCTGGAGCTTGAAGAAGGTAAATACCTGGCCATGTAAACCCGGTCGGGGTTGTCGGAACAGCCAGGAACCGCCGTTCTGCCAGGCCAGCAATGGGGCCAGCACCGCTAGTACCGGCAGCGACAGCAGCAGCGCGGGCGCAGCCAACGCCACATCGAGCAGGCGTTTACCGTGGCGGGCGTACCAGGAAGTGACGGCGGTGGACATAGCGGCAAAAATACGGGGAAATGTAGGGCGCGTTTGACTTCGGCGGTCAGGGGTTTAGCTTGCGCCATATTTTACCGCTTCGTATGCTCGTTTTTCCCAACGCTAAGCTCAACCTCGGCCTGTACGTTACCAGCCAGCGGCCCGACGGCTTTCGTAACCTCGAATCGGTGTTTGTGCCCTTACCGTGGTGCGATGCGCTGGAAGTGCTGCCGGCC containing:
- a CDS encoding sugar transferase, whose product is MSTAVTSWYARHGKRLLDVALAAPALLLSLPVLAVLAPLLAWQNGGSWLFRQPRPGLHGQVFTFFKLQTMTTQRDAASQLLPDAARLPRLGRWVRATSLDELPQLWNVLRGDISLVGPRPLLEQYLPLYSPTQARRHAVRPGITGWAQVNGRNAISWEQKFAYDVWYVDNLSFGLDIRILLHTVGRVLGARDIAAPGQATMSAFTGTPPSSSAP
- a CDS encoding acetyltransferase, which produces MNRPVPAASPATLATLPRLVIVGAGGLGREVLVLIRQINEVAPRWNVTGFYDDRPPAAATVHGLPYLGSVADLNARPEPQQVVVAVGSSQSRAAVVARIMSSQLTFATLIHPSVALQPYQRVTIGAGSIISQGCILTCDIALGQHVLLNLGCTIGHDAVLEDFCSLMPHANVGGEAYLETGVYLGTNATVINQVRVGAQTVVGAGAVAVRDLPADCTAVGVPARVLARRIGST
- a CDS encoding DegT/DnrJ/EryC1/StrS family aminotransferase is translated as MRSQDYDRLFLSPPHLGRHELNYVSKAIEDNWVAPVGPNLDGFERDICEFTGAWYCVALTSGTAAIHLGLRLLGVGPGDEVLCPSFTFVATANPILYLGATPVFIDSEAETWNLCPERLREALEARKHQNRLPKALIIVHLYGMPCRLREILALAAEFGVPILEDAAEALGSRYEGQPLGSFGDVGVFSFNGNKILTTSGGGALVTNSAEWARKARFWATQAKDDAPYYQHSELGYNYRLSNVLAGIGRGQMELLEDRVKKRREIYAWYRQHLAAIPGLSFGPIEPAGSHSNRWLTCLLLNPIETAITPEQLRLHLETHNIESRPLWKPLHLQPLFATVPSYGGEVCTHLFTRGLCLPSGSAMTEVDLQRVAGAIHDLLMPK